The sequence TGTTAAGGGGGATTATCACCGCCTGATCGGTGCGTGCGGCAGCCGATGGGTTAGTAACGCTCACGGTCAGCTGCTGCTGAGCCTGGGCGGTCATCACACTGATGGCAGCAAGTGCCAACGTTATCATTTTCTTCTTCATCTTTTTTATTTGTCTTAGCAGAGAGCAAAAGTACACAAAAACCATCAAACGGCCCCCGATTTTTACACAAATAAACAAAAATGTGCAGGTTTTTATACTTTTATTTAAATATTTTAGGTTAAAATTTGGTTTTTAAAATATTTTTTAGTATATTTGCAACGATTTTTTTAACATAAGTATATCATTACCCCACAAAAATAGCCCGTGCGCAAGGTATATTATTTCCTGTTGATAGTGCTCTTTGGATGCATTAGCTGTGAATGGCAATTTACAGCAGGCGACGACCTTATAGTTAAGGTTGATCGCTACGACCGTATCCAGAGTCTGTACCTTACCACCGGCGATTTTTCGGCTTTGCAGCAGATGAACACCGCTTATCCCATGCAAACCCGCACGCTTATCGAGGATGTGCTGCGTATCGGTAAGGTGGATGATCAGCAGATTAACACCAAGTTCCTGCGATTCTATCAGGATTCTACCTTGCAGGCGCTCATTTCCGAGGCCGAGCAGCAGTATGCCAGCATGGATGATATCAATGCCGATTTTACCAAGGTGTTCAAGTATCTGCGCGAGCATATCCCTGGCATCGAGGTACCCGAGGTGTATGCCCAGATTGGTTCGCTCGATCAGAGTGTGATTGTGGGCAACGGCTCTATCGGTATCTGCTTGGATAAGTACCTGGGCAGCGATTATCCCCTTTACAAGAATCCGCTCTACGGCTATTCCAAGAGTCAGCTGGCCACGATGACCCGCAGCTACA is a genomic window of Xylanibacter ruminicola 23 containing:
- a CDS encoding gliding motility protein GldB; protein product: MRKVYYFLLIVLFGCISCEWQFTAGDDLIVKVDRYDRIQSLYLTTGDFSALQQMNTAYPMQTRTLIEDVLRIGKVDDQQINTKFLRFYQDSTLQALISEAEQQYASMDDINADFTKVFKYLREHIPGIEVPEVYAQIGSLDQSVIVGNGSIGICLDKYLGSDYPLYKNPLYGYSKSQLATMTRSYIVPDCAGFYLLSLYPMPHDRALSQQERDMHIGKIQWVINQAYGKHVFNTVYTRMVDRYMKSHNLTIDQMLRNNNYSEFRKTN